The region TATTGATTGTTGCACTTAAAAGCTAACTATTGGCTTTTAAGTGCAGCAAAGTAGCTAGCGACTTTGGTTAACATGGTTGAAAAAATACATGATTGGATTAATTCACTGGTTTAGGCCGCTTGGGTCCCCGGCtacttaatatttatatttaatgcgACGTGTCTCCAGCATATCCCATTGGAATAACATTCAGATTTTGAGACTGCTGGTGAAATGGAGGGGCGGTGTTTTCAAATTAGAATAAAGACAATTTGAACATCACAACAgcattttgtttacattgtttAAAAGAGAATATATAGCCTACGCTATAGGCTACTTTAGGGCCAAAATGAAGAGACCTcgaaatgtaggctactagaTAGTGATGTTCTGGACATACACCTAAGTTGGCGGAAAGTAGTTGCGTCAACAACAATAGCAAATGCCTTCATCATCTATAACTTTACCTCTTTTGTTCCGTCTTGCTTCTGTATCAGTTCACAAGCTCCTCACCTACTCCTTCTTCAATAAAAACGCGACCCAGCTGCTTCTCAGCACCGTGGTACTGGCGCCCTTCGGCAGCACCCTGGAGAAGAGCGTCGGGACGGTGCGCTTCACGTACCTGTTGCTCCTGCTCTCCGCGTGGACCGGCATGATGCACGcgctgctggagctgctgctgttctCGGAGGCAGAGCGGAGCCACGTGCAGGGCTTCGTCCCGGTGTCGCTAGCCCTCCTGGGCATGACCACTGTTCACTCCCCTATGCGGAAGGCGGTGCTGCTTGGCGTCAGCGTGCCCACCCCTGTTCTGCCCTggatttttctgcttttcacgCTCATCATTCCAGACACTGTGTTTCTTTGTGATGCCATTGCCATCCTCGTGGGAGAGATCTGTATCCTTCCGATTTCACCTTCACATTGCTTGTAGAATTTAACATTCTTATTAAGCCACATAAAGGGTATAGTCAGATGTCCCAAGTACACTAAACTACCCCTACTCTCCTCTGTAGAATTGATCTTAGAAATCAGAGATCAGTGCTGTTGATCTTTCAAGACCAGTACAAATGCTTAGTATGTCCAACCAAATATTTCCATTGCTTTACTGTATCTGCGGTGCTCTTGCAGTTTTGCATTAGCTGCAGAGTGACTATAGGATGGAACCGTGTGAGTCCTGTGAATCCTTTCCAGCTGTGTCCTTAACCTGGTTTCTAACAGATGGCATGGGATGGTTTTCACTCCTGGACATGTCAGAAGCCAGGGCATCGGTTCTGGATAAGAAAATGCCCTTCAGGCTGCTGAGGACACTGGTGGGGGCACTGTACGTCCCCGCCTCTGTCGAAGAGAGACGAAAGACCCTACACCAGCCGTAAGTTACAGAACAGGTCACATCTTCATAGTCAGCGATACTGTGTTAAGTTCATAATGTTGAAGCCCTGTGGCAGTATTTCTGTTCTTTGGTGTGTCCTGTGGTATTCATTCAGTTCTTTGCCGGTTCGCTTCTTTCATATGACCACCAGAAGCCCTGTTCACACTCTGAGTAaaaaaagggttctttggctAGTCTCCATAGGGGAACCGTCTTTAGTTATTCATGGAATATTCTATGGTAGGGGTGAAAAGTGCaaaagaacccttgaactagatTGGGCTCCTCTGTGGATAGCCTTTTGGAACCCTCCTGAGACTGTAGTTTAACATTGTTCTTCCAGCCTTTTCATTCCAGGCTGTTAGTTTGCTAACACTGATTCACACTGACTTCTCTTTCTGTCTAGATGCGTCCCACCCCCTGGGTCCTACCCTGTGCAGGCGTATGCCCCTGCTTCTTCAGTCCCCGCTGCGCAGGCCTCGGACGCCTCGCCCCAGATGTACGAGGGTTGGCAGCATTCCACCTACGCACAGGGCAGCTTCACTCCACCCCTGCTCAGTCACGGGCACAGTCACGCGCACAGCTTTGGGCACAGTCACGAGCACAGCTTTGGACACAGCCACGAGCACAGTCACGGACACAGTCACGAGCACAGTCACGGACACAGCCACGCGCACGGTCACGTGCAAATGGCCGCCCATCAGACCAGTGGATACTGGACACAAGGGGCTCCCTTTGGCCAACCCTACCCCAGTCCTCTCAGCTCTTATCCTGTGCAGGCTGGTGGACACTGTCCCGCTCCACTGCTCCCTTCTGGGTTGCCAGAGAGTCTCCCAGACCCGTTAACGAGGCCTGGGGCGGTTCCCAGTTGAGCCTCTCAGTCCCAGTCCTGAGTGAGCTGACTGTTCGTGCTGGGAGAGCTGAATCTGTTTCTAGAGGCTCTAACTTATTCAGTTAGTCCAGTCATTTGTTTAGACATTTTTAGTTAGAGTTCTTGATAAGCttatgaatgacagctgaacaCAGCTCCTGTGTCCCTAAATTGAACATATTGCTGTGGTCCAATGTACAAATGAACCAGTTTTGGTGTATATAGCTAAGTGGCTGATTGAGCCGAGGTGATTTTTGGCAACAAATTCCTGCGTACACGCTGCCGTCCAGGAATGGGATTGCCCATCCGTGCCGTGTGCAGTGATGCGTTGTCAAGGAGACCGAACTATGAGCTGGCGTTGGGTGGGCTCACTGGGCAGgttattttttctgtggtgtGCCTGGTAAGGAACATGAGGTCAGCGTGCTGGCTCCCAAGCTGGGCATGCTACAGTGTCATGAAGTTTTCAAAGAGCATCATTTGTTTGACTCCCCGGGCCAGTGACGCAGGCCCAAGGTTCTGGGCACCTGCCATTTCTAGATTCATGTTTTATGCTGCGATGCCGAATTATCGAGTACTTTCCACATTCCTTCATCAGCATAACAGAATTTAGGAGTTAGAGTTAGGGTCATGGGAAGGTACTGACTGCTCCTGCCTTTTAGTTTGACTCactgtttttttatacatagctttttttacttgtttttccCCTGGTATCTGTAGTAGTGCCTCACAAGTCACAAAGTGCGGAGTGGCAGAGGTTGTTTCTTGGGTGGAACCAGTGCAGCAATAATTTGAGGGACCCTGACCAACTTAAACATGCCCTACCCCTGCTCAGGACTCCCCGCCATGGTTATGAAATAAGGTAGCCCAGGCTTGGACCTGCAGGTTTTCAGGGCCCAGCCTGCACTTACTCAAATGAACTGGTTCGACTGGCTTTTGTGCTGATACTGTACGTGCTTTACTGTACTCAAAAACTTGCATTAAAATCCCTTtctttaaaacataataaaacatattttagataattatttttctttttcctttgaaaatgtCTCATTTGTAACCAGAACTGTTTCTATCCATGATGGCAGCACTGCAACTGAAATTTTCAGTTCTCCTCTGCCCATCCTTTCTTTAGTGAAAGAAGAAAGTGGAGTGTAGCTTCCATTATCCCAGATGCAAAGGTTGAATTGGATTTCCAATTTGCCAGCAGTCACTGAAACAATATGCTGTACTGGGTTTGCTTATCCTTTGCAAATAATTTACACAAGACTTGGCTTACTTTGAACTTGGGATGGGAGACCTCCAGTCTGCTGTTGGGAACTATGTTAACAGACCACTAGGGGGGGCCCTTCCCTATAATAAAATGTACTCCAATGGCCAAGTGCAGTAATGGGGCACTGTAATTTTGAAGGTGTTCCTCCTAATGACGTGGCAAACTGAGGTGTTGATGTCATTAAAGATTGCCTAATACTCCGTGAAAGGGAAGGGGTGTTACCCATAAAGTCCTGGTAAATATCCCAAACCGGCTCTCTTAACACTTAGCTGTATGTATCCATGCAGTTAAACTGGCTTTGCGATCCTTTGCATTCCTTAATTTGTCACCCCAGACTACAACAGCAAAGGAAGACTTTGTCAGGCAAGAGTCCTCAGGCAAACCTAAAGTTAAAGAATGAGAAAAGATAATCCGCTCTGAGAAACCTGTCCAAAGGTTCAATTAAAACGACTTACACTGCAGATAATCCCTGAAGTGGTGGCGATAACCAGGTGGTTTGGAATTAAATGTTACACCCACTGGAGTATTAAAACCACCTGTTTGTTGCCAAACAAACAGGTGCTGAAACGTGACCCACCCTCTTTTACCTGAATACGTTTTTTTGATTCTGAATTACACTTCATTGGAGGCCCTTGGCTCAAAGCGGGTCAAGGACCACTGCGACTAACGCTGGAGGCCTTCATATTCAAGGCGAATGCCATAAAAACAGACCTTCAGACTTGCCTCAGGTACAGATAACTTGAGGCCGGATTATTCATTTTGCAATAGCACAACTCTGGGCTAGTGTGTGTTCTTCCAGTCCAGAGGTAGGACTGTGCGCATGACCTCATTCACCCTAGTTGCAGGactcctctctgtccttctcagttaaatggtaaatggactgcatttatataacgcttttatccaaagcgctttacaattgatgcctctcattcgccagagcagttaggggttaggtgtcttgctcaaggacacttcgacattcccagggcggggtttgaactggcaaccctccgactgccagacaatcggtcttccctcctgagccatgtcgccccagTTACTTGACAAGCAAAACTAATACATGTAAATCTAAACATAACCTAGACATTTATACACTAAGAAGTTCtcccttgtgtttgtgttatttgaAGGCCTGCTTTGTGTGGAAAGGGTACTTCCTATtagttatttatgaaatgttgaaattgttTCCATCTGACCTAACGATTAATTGTTGAAATTGTATTGTGCGATCAGTGATAAATGACTTTCAAAATGAGATTTACATTTCATACACAGtatgaaatgtaaacacaaGCTCACCTCATAATGGATACGGACGATTTTACCTTACATTAGTTTAGCAGATGCGTTTACCCAGGAAACCTTACAGTATAGAAGAAACAGAAGTGCACTCAGCCACTTAAAATGAGTAATAGTGCCGACCTTGGCCAAGCACATTCCCAGACGAGTAAGCAAAGACGCAACAGTACTTAAGCACTAGTGCAAGTTAACTAGGCTAACCGAGAACCAGAGTCCAGATTCTGAATAGATGCCCACTACACCCATGACAGGCCCTAAGTAGAGAAATATACAATCAAATGTCAACTGAAGGCATAAAAATGCCACAACCTAAATTAATACATACAGGCAGAGTGGTAACTGGTGGGGACAAGAGGAGAACAGAAACTGTCTGAAGAGGACTATGCCGTCTTGATCACATTGGGAAGATTACTTACACCATAGTGATGGAACAAAGACAGTCTTTGTGATTGGCAGAGAAGACCAAGCAAGGAGGGGGCAGCCAGTTGCCTCGAGgttgtgggagagagagatctggCCAGGGTGATggattgcattacattacagggagATGACCatagcgacttacacaactttataCAAAGCActatatccatttatacagctggatatattctgaaacaatgcaggttaagtaccttgctcaagggtacaatggcagtatccttcctgggaatcaaacctgtgacctttaggttacgagactagttccctacccattatactacactgctgcccatttGAAAATTGTTTGGTGGTATAGATGAGCCGTCCCACTCACTGTCCTGTTGGGAAGCACCAAGGTTTTAAATTTCATATGCTCTGGAACAGGTTGCCAGTGAAGTTAGATTTATACTGGATAATGGTTATCAAGTTAAGCCATTCTGCAAATCTTCAGAAAAAGACCCAACCCAATACGAAGAACGGCCAACATCagcattaaatgaaaacaaggaGCAAATCAAGCggatttcaatttttatttgtttaaaaatgcatgcctAGAAGTTATTAGAATTTGCTTtatacaaaggaaaacacttaTTGCATATAAAACTGAATCAAGCTGACAAAATGTAACACAGGACACATAATTAGTAACCATTTTCTAATGCAGTCCAACAAAACCCAGAAGCACTGAGAGGGCATACCAGAATACAACAAGGCACTAGTTATCATTGCCAATTATGCTACGGGGCCACAGAACCGTTTGGCAAAAATGAGAATGATCACCGTGGAACTGCCTTCCATCTCTGTCACCGTGGTGCCTAGTCATATTTCTCAGGGAAACAAGAAGATCCCAGTTCTTCCGGAACTTTCTAGATACCAGGAGCTGAGTTAAGGCCTGTGTGAGGGGAAACCAGACAAAACTggacaaaacctttttttaaaaataaaagaaaaaaaaaactgagatgcCGCAAGTTCATTTTTAACCATACTAGAGGACAGTAACCACTTAAAAGCCAGCTACAGTATGATCCCCCATCttgatttacatatttaaaaaaaatattacttctcACAGGATTACATCTGGTAATCAACAATTGATATGAAACACTCAATTTGTTTTAGAATTCCAACTGTCAGCATGACAAAAGAGCTACAAGATGTGCTGCAGCAATATACAGTATTACAACACCAGAAAAATCGTTATTTTCCCAAGCATACAGTACAGGACAGTGTAGGAGAGATGAGACCAGGAAAATACAGACAAAACATCTGATAAAGAGCCTAAGAAATAAACAGATGGTCCACAACACTGTATAACAGAAACGCAATGCAACACACCCCCACCTGTTGCCAGAATTATAagccaaataaaatttaaaaaattaaaaaaaacttttacattttcGTAGGAACAAGTCTTCACTGTAAATGAGCATTTGAGTTGCATGAGGTAAACCAGGCCTCAGTTAGATTCATCCTCTACATACAAGCATTTAAATTTATGCCCCTAAAAAAAGGGGAATGATTTAACGCTGAATGTATGTAAAAGGTTTCAGAGCCTGAGTACACAATGTGGCTGGAATTGATTTCCAAACGTCAATTTAATGCGTAAATTAAATCTCTTGGcttccaaaaaaaggaaaggaaaaagttAACAAATCTAAACTTTGCTAATAAAGACAAATGGTAGAATAGACTGAAATCCCCAGTACACTGCTATAGTACACTGTCTCTACAGAAGTGCTTCttcatatatataaaaaaggtCATGTTGGACATGGACAAGACTCTTCAGTTACTAACCCACCCAATTCACAATTATCAACAGCACAGTGTCAAACATGGCTGATATAAACATCATGTTCGAAATCGATTCTCAAGGTAGATTAGATTAGTCCTAGCTTTGCACAGTACTTCTCTTATTATTTACAATCATCTAATGCATAAAATAaggtgtaaatggtaaaatacatataattgtAAAGGCAgttatgttaaaatatgtataagGTTAACTATGACAATTGAACATTATCCTTTCTTTTCTCGCCTATTTTTTTGCAGCTCCCAATAGATAAGTGTACATGGCGATGCATCACCAAAACTTCTAAATGCCCTCTGGGACTACACCTCCCTAATATTAAATCTTATTAAaatcttacattacattgataGAACAGGTAACGAAGAGCGCACGTTACCTGAACGTTTCGGGCTTTCATTTGCCAGTTTACTTTacaaacattattaaaaaggaTTCCCGCTCGCCCTCCACACGAAACCGCCCAACACAACTCCCCTCTTCTGAAACCATCTCGGACACGTCAGGCCGTCACGGACAACGTTCTCACACTCGCGCCAGTTAAACTGACCGCAGAAGAATCATCATACATTTGGTTCGCTTACCATTTTTACAGCTTACCGTGAGAAGTTACAATAAAGCTACTTAAAATGACGACTTCCTCTTTCCAGACAGAAAGGTCTCAAGCGTTGAGAAGATACAACCATTACGTTGGCAGAGATGCATCACTGGCATCCACAGGTGCAATCAGAAGGGCTGTCGACTGCATTTGGGAACAAACCACCACGGGTGGTAAAATCAAGTGTCCTCAatggggtagggggaggggggggggggttatcgtTTCTTCTTGCATTGACGATACAGGCATCTTTAAAAACGACCAGCAGCAacaattgaaaatgtatgtgaacTAGGCCTCTTCAAGCCTCCTTTTAAAACCCCAGGGCAAAAGGCTGAGTtgtggtgggaggtgggggttggggagggggggtttagAGACtacaatgcattttgtgtgagcggggggggggggctttaggGTCTTTAGCTCCACACGTCCTGCGAGTATCGGCCCTTGGTCATCAGCTTCTTGATGTAGTCGACGGCCTGGGTGCGCGTCAGCCCGCCCACCTCCTCGCCGATCTCGTAGAACACGGTCTGGACGTCGCGCGCCATGTTGCGGGCGTCCCTGGAAACGGAACCacaaggcgggggggggatgggggggtcgTGAGACGGATCGCCCCCTCACCCAGAGGGGAAGCCTAAAGTCTGCATTCGCTAAACTCGACGGATCACAAGATCAAAGCATTTCTGGTATTTGGAGCTGGTGTTTGTGCTTTCTGATGCGACTAAAAGCTTCCAGCCAAGGATATTTAGATGCAATCATTTAGATGCTCAATGATGGAGACCAGATGAGAAACCACTTCATCCCCAGTCATTTTAACTGACGTATGGAGCTGGTCAATTAATAAAAGGGGCCAATGGTCAACATCCTCAAGACCAACGTATGAGCAGAAAAAATGCTATAAGCCAGggcagcccaaccctgttccaggaggtctactgtcctgttggttttcactccaaccctaaccaagcacatctcattcaacagctagagatctcattcagctgctaattagtagagtcagtcgtggcaaattagggttgaaattaaaacctacaggatggaaGATCTTCAGCCAGGAACAAGCTTGGACAGCCCTGCTGCAGACCAAATTTCATTGGGTCTCTATCAATGGACATTAGCAAGAACAAAGCGCAGAACTGTGTGTTGAGCTGGGTGGTTAACCGCTGCAGGGTACAGTGTCCAAATCGTCGCGGAAATGTGCTGTGCCtgactgcagattttttttttttgggattaaCCACTGGTATGACATGCCATTTTGAGTGTGTCACCCGCGTAGCACACCAACAGCAGTTTCCGCCCATGCTTACCCGCAGACGTAGATGTGCGCATTTTCAGTGTGAATCAGCTTCCACAAATGCTCCTTGTTCTTCTTGAGGAGATGCTGCACATAGACCTACGGAATTCAAACAAGCGAAAATTAACAAAGAGTtccaaaaagaacaaagagggagggggggtcacgCTGAAATCGACTGCGAGCAAATCGGCACACCTACTGAGGAGGCTGACTGATGTGGCTGCAGGTTTGGActgttattatttgttttgtcttcaaattcttcattatctaccaaatggctACTTCATAGTGGCCAGATGTCCACACGTTCACCAATTAAGAGCCTACTGGTTCACATCAGTCTTTAATTtaatatgttaattttttaaCCTCCTCTTATAAATTTAAGGCTAATTCACGGAGTGAAGCGGGAGCGTGCTGGGTCTGGACGCTGCACCTTGTGCTCCTGGTCTCGGGAGAAGGCCACGTTGAGCTGGGTGAGGACTCCGGCCTTCTCaaactcctccagctcctcctggtACAGGAAGTCCTCGCCCTTGTGACGGCAGCCGTAGTACAGCACCGTCTCGCCCACTTCCTTGCCTGCAAACCCAGACGACGACATGCGCCGTGGTCAAGAGCGTGCGGCTGCACCCCCAGAAACGTGTTGAGCAAGTTCAGCATGTTCATGTGGCGTAAATCCAAATGGCTGGCCCCTATTCAGCCCAGCCACAATGCACTTTGTCCTGATCTCTTGCTTAACCAATTTTAgcagttcacttttttttccctttttcttttttttagcagtgtAGCCGGATTAAATAGGCCTTAGTCTTCACATGTAAACGCGGTCTCACGTAATACAGTAAGCAGAGAGAAGAatgaaccctttgaagagtaggtttctggaatgttcttcCAGATTtgcaagtcagtgttctagaactccactgctttcaattgccagtagtgatCACATCAAattttgtgatcttacaccttaaagggttgaTATGTTGGAAAACAGTATGTGCGAAGCAGGGCTTATATTTAAGTTGTGAAAAACTCACCCAAATACACAAAACTTTACAATATACAAAACCCTGAAATGCAGCATGAGTGGAGAGAGACCTTGGCGAGGAACATGAACATTGAGGATCTCGGCACCATGGTTACCTTGCTCCTTGAGCCAGCTTCGCTCCTGGATGAAGCCCATGAAGGGGGCGATGCCCGTGCCGGGCCCGATCATGATGACGGGGTTGCTGGCCTTGAAGGGCAGGCGGAACTGGGACTTGCGGACGTACATGGGCACCGTGGACTTGTGCCCGTTGTCGGTCACCACTTTGTTCTTCAGCCAGTTGGTGGCCACGCCCCTGTTGATGCGTCCGGTCTTGGTCTCGTACTCCACCACCACGGCGCAGATGTGGATGGTGTTGGGGTGCACCTGCCAATAGGCAAGCAGTTTAGggacacccacagacacaggaCGTTACGGGAACTGactaaaagctttaaaaaatcatttcacaCAGTCCCTGATCTAATGGATTCCACCTTACCCCGGGCGGCAACACACCAAGATTGAAATGGTCATAAATGTATATGACGTGataattataaatgataatatctggaaaaaaattgACCATAAAAAAGAAGATGGTGCCAGATGACGTCTCATAGAATTTGCATCAAATGTGTTCAATGAACAATGTGTCCCTACCACAGAGGCCAGATGAGTAACCACTGTGCCCCCAGCCAACATttagacacacatacgcagctGGTCAGTTACTAAAAGGGGCCAAAGGTTAACATCCTCATGGGCACCGACCTCTTGGGCAGTGTGTCTGTCTTACGTCATGGGCTCCGTTGGTCCATGAACGCGAGTGCTTGCTAGTTGGGTGagggcatgtgtgtgggtgcgggtatgcatgtgttcgtgtgtgagCGGGCGCGTGTGTTGGGGGCATTGGGTTTTCGGGGGGGGCTCTCACCTTGGATGAGGAGGCGATGGAGTAGTATCGGGCCTGCAGCCGGGGCATGAGCTCACACAGGTGGTCGATGGGAGGCCGCAGAGACTGCATGTCCTCCAGAATGGCCAGGATGTTCCTTCGAGAGTCCAGCACCCAGCTGTGGTACAGTGCCTAGGGACACC is a window of Anguilla rostrata isolate EN2019 chromosome 9, ASM1855537v3, whole genome shotgun sequence DNA encoding:
- the rhbdd2 gene encoding rhomboid domain-containing protein 2, with amino-acid sequence MELGTHESLKERLQWVKTLVPKFEFTSGTLVAVSVSVIAFIVSKCFNISIDVFSLGTSVIVNGHVHKLLTYSFFNKNATQLLLSTVVLAPFGSTLEKSVGTVRFTYLLLLLSAWTGMMHALLELLLFSEAERSHVQGFVPVSLALLGMTTVHSPMRKAVLLGVSVPTPVLPWIFLLFTLIIPDTVFLCDAIAILVGEIYGMGWFSLLDMSEARASVLDKKMPFRLLRTLVGALYVPASVEERRKTLHQPCVPPPGSYPVQAYAPASSVPAAQASDASPQMYEGWQHSTYAQGSFTPPLLSHGHSHAHSFGHSHEHSFGHSHEHSHGHSHEHSHGHSHAHGHVQMAAHQTSGYWTQGAPFGQPYPSPLSSYPVQAGGHCPAPLLPSGLPESLPDPLTRPGAVPS